The following are encoded together in the Nocardioides okcheonensis genome:
- a CDS encoding TIGR04255 family protein — protein MGTDVKFSNPPVAAVMLTVYFEAIETLQPIHLSRLREMWRDRYPTTGNLPPLRPHPLAGVSDDDDDELTWQFPYMIFGTDDESDAVAIQNDRFVRSWHFTEGASSYPGFDELRADMAQRFQEFKTVVQAEVGRDVVLTASECRYTNPLPKMPMADLLVGVASGWKGNPGGADLSMAHYGSVFFHLDDPELPASHVSVDLDVDEADGATMTIRSRYAANKLPSEADDQGEVLELAGVDLAHAALIRTFLTFTSSEMQTVWGIQK, from the coding sequence GTGGGCACGGATGTGAAGTTCAGCAACCCGCCCGTGGCGGCTGTCATGCTGACGGTCTACTTTGAGGCAATCGAGACGCTTCAGCCAATTCACCTCTCACGACTTCGTGAGATGTGGAGGGATCGCTATCCCACCACAGGGAACCTGCCCCCGCTCCGTCCGCACCCGCTCGCCGGTGTAAGTGATGACGACGACGACGAGCTCACCTGGCAGTTCCCGTACATGATTTTCGGAACTGACGACGAGTCCGACGCGGTAGCAATCCAGAATGACCGCTTCGTGCGCTCGTGGCACTTCACCGAAGGGGCCAGTAGTTACCCGGGTTTCGACGAACTTCGCGCCGACATGGCGCAGCGATTCCAGGAGTTCAAGACAGTCGTTCAGGCTGAAGTGGGCCGAGACGTGGTTCTGACCGCTAGTGAGTGCCGGTACACCAACCCGTTGCCGAAAATGCCAATGGCGGACCTTCTGGTCGGAGTGGCTTCAGGCTGGAAGGGGAACCCGGGGGGCGCCGACTTGTCGATGGCGCATTACGGAAGCGTCTTCTTTCACCTGGACGATCCGGAACTGCCTGCGTCTCACGTCTCCGTGGACCTTGACGTGGACGAGGCTGACGGAGCGACAATGACGATTAGGTCACGCTACGCGGCCAACAAACTCCCGTCTGAAGCGGATGATCAAGGGGAAGTGCTCGAACTCGCTGGGGTGGACCTAGCGCATGCGGCATTAATCCGGACGTTCTTGACGTTCACCAGTTCAGAGATGCAGACCGTTTGGGGGATTCAGAAGTGA
- a CDS encoding phage major capsid protein, protein MTLKDLINQTNDLLRKHEGNLDSLRGQLAERRAACQRDRTSLTADPEAISIQSEIRRQEFLKAETERVLGELETEQRADERADALAREVHPGAPAPGSVERTYAGTGDHARRTDAGPRWVRTVDEKPATVARGQRFADQEIVREVADRNAQREAPVLAQHGSLGQLVRAMSTTSGSAIVPTVWAGDLIDRARNKAAVLQAGAEIVPMDAKTVQIGRLTGDPTAAFRTEGSAIAASDPTFDNITLTAQTMSALTVGSLEWFQDADNVDEIVADAIAASFAQLLDLVSLYGSITTGAGSVNLPTPPNPRGVLGTLNASASSSVLGGATNGTAQTSTTFYNELLDLIYTPRAYNEEPSALIYNAKLGLQYAKAYDTTGQPLQAPQDVKDMPRYISNQVPSYTQGTMTSRATDVFAGDWSQLLIGQRLGLTIQTLTERYAENGQIGIVAHWRGDVAVARPRAFAVYRALQGAL, encoded by the coding sequence ATGACCCTGAAGGACCTGATCAACCAGACCAACGACCTCCTGCGGAAGCACGAGGGCAACCTCGACAGCCTGCGCGGCCAGCTCGCCGAGCGGCGTGCCGCGTGCCAGCGCGACCGCACGTCGCTCACCGCCGACCCCGAAGCGATCTCGATCCAGTCGGAGATCCGCCGGCAGGAGTTCCTGAAGGCCGAGACCGAGCGGGTGCTCGGCGAGCTCGAGACCGAGCAGCGTGCGGACGAGCGCGCCGACGCGCTCGCCCGCGAGGTCCACCCGGGCGCCCCGGCGCCGGGCTCCGTCGAGCGCACTTACGCCGGGACCGGCGACCACGCGCGCCGGACCGACGCCGGGCCCCGCTGGGTCCGCACCGTCGACGAGAAGCCCGCCACGGTCGCGCGCGGCCAGCGGTTCGCCGACCAGGAGATCGTCCGCGAGGTCGCCGACCGGAACGCCCAGCGCGAGGCGCCCGTGCTCGCGCAGCACGGCTCGCTCGGCCAGCTCGTGCGCGCCATGTCGACCACGTCCGGATCGGCGATTGTGCCGACCGTGTGGGCCGGCGACCTGATCGACCGAGCGCGCAACAAGGCCGCGGTCCTGCAGGCCGGCGCGGAGATCGTGCCGATGGACGCCAAGACGGTGCAGATCGGCCGACTCACCGGCGACCCGACGGCGGCCTTCCGCACGGAGGGCTCGGCGATCGCCGCCTCCGACCCGACCTTCGACAACATCACGCTGACCGCGCAGACCATGAGCGCGCTCACCGTGGGCTCGCTCGAGTGGTTCCAGGACGCCGACAACGTCGACGAGATCGTGGCGGACGCGATCGCGGCTTCGTTCGCCCAGCTGCTGGACCTGGTGTCGCTCTACGGCTCGATCACGACGGGCGCCGGCTCGGTCAACCTGCCGACCCCGCCGAACCCCCGAGGTGTCCTGGGCACGCTCAACGCCTCGGCATCGTCCTCGGTCCTCGGCGGTGCCACCAACGGCACGGCGCAGACGTCGACGACGTTCTACAACGAGCTGCTGGACCTGATCTACACGCCGCGGGCCTACAACGAGGAGCCGTCGGCGCTGATCTACAACGCCAAGCTGGGGCTGCAGTACGCGAAGGCGTACGACACGACCGGTCAGCCGCTGCAGGCGCCGCAGGACGTCAAGGACATGCCGCGCTACATCTCCAACCAGGTGCCGTCCTACACGCAGGGCACGATGACCAGCCGGGCGACCGACGTGTTCGCGGGCGACTGGTCGCAGCTGCTGATCGGGCAGCGCCTCGGCCTGACGATCCAGACCCTCACCGAGCGGTACGCCGAGAACGGCCAGATCGGCATCGTGGCCCACTGGCGCGGCGACGTCGCAGTCGCGAGGCCGCGGGCGTTCGCGGTCTACCGCGCTCTGCAGGGTGCCCTCTGA